One genomic segment of Stigmatopora argus isolate UIUO_Sarg chromosome 1, RoL_Sarg_1.0, whole genome shotgun sequence includes these proteins:
- the LOC144077284 gene encoding sodium channel protein type 2 subunit alpha-like isoform X1, translating into MAPLLVPPSPDSFRPFVPESLAAIERRIAEEESRRPRAERRSDCDDENGPKPNSDLEAGKSLAFIYGDIPPSLVSTPLEDLDSFYSNQKTFIVLNRGKAIFRFNATPALYILSPFNPLRRIAIRVLVHSMFSVLIMFTIITNCAFMTLSNPPEWAKNVEYTFTGIYTFESLIKILARGFCVGKFTFLRDPWNWLDFSVILMAYVTEFVDLGNVSALRTFRVLRALKTISVIPGLKTIVGALIQSVKKLSDVMILTVFCLSVFALIGLQLFMGNLRQKCVRFPIHDNSTNSSQSLATDMFLLNGSLAEVSDMFPNSTGSSFNWTEYISDDSNYYFLPGRKDALLCGNGSGAGLCPEGFICVKAGRNPDFGYTSFDSFSWAFLSLFRLMTQDFWENLYQQTLRAAGKPYMIFFVLVIFLGSFYLVNLILAVVAMAYDEQNQATIEEAQQKEEEFQAMMEQLKRQQEEAQVATAAAPECDEYDQRGGPTSESSSVTSKLSSKSAKERRNRRKKRKQREEEEEEEEKASCNRFHKSVTVDSINRSFHFSMDANRLSYEKRCSSPNQSLLSVRGSLFSPRRNSQGSLFSFRGRARDMGSENDFADDEHSTFEESDSRRGSLFLPRRLERRCSAVSQTSLVVPRVILPANGKMHCAVDCNGAVSLVGGTSVSNSPGTTTDTEVRKQHSIDYLEEPGGRQRAMSVASILTNTMEELEESRQKFPPCWYRFANTCLIWDCCPAWLKIKEFVNMVVMDPFVDLTITICIVLNTLFMAMEHYPMTKEFNNVLSVGNQVFTGIFTAEMCLKVIALDPYYYFQEGWNIFDGIIVSLSLMELGLSNVEGLSVLRSFRLLRVFKLAKSWPTLNMLIKIIGNSVGALGNLTLVLAIIVFIFAVVGMQLFGKSYKEFFCTINDGGCQLPRWHMHDFFHSFLIVFRVLCGEWIETMWDCMEVAGPTMCLIVFMMVMVIGNLVVLNLFLALLLSSFSADNLAATDDDSEMNNLQIAVGRIQRGIAFLKSTLRRFLQSLFFGGSVKASNLHEENKPLEELHSNGKGNCITNHTTCEMTKDPSGMYMTPEGNGRPGGGLVAGGTVDADSPEKYPIDECPYMSFIHNPSLTVTVPIAVGESDFENLNTEDLSSDSSDVEDSKEKLNIEPRKLSSSEGSTVDIRPPGDGVDSEELELGESLDPEACFTEGCVSRFQCCQVNEEESIFKSWWSLRKTCFVIVEHNWFESFIIFMILLSSGALAFEDVYIEQRRTIKTMLEYADKVFTYIFILEMLLKWVAYGFVKYFTNAWCWLDFLIVDVSLVSLMANALGYSELTAIKSLRTLRALRPLRALSRFEGMRVVVNALLGAIPSIMNVLLVCLIFWLIFSIMGVNLFAGKYYYCVNTTTDKVFPIEVVNNKTECLYLVNDSARWKNVKINFDNVGAGYLALLQVATFKGWMDIMYAAVDSRDLEDQPKYEVNLYMYLYFVIFIIFGSFFTLNLFIGVIIDNFNQQKKKFGGQDIFMTEEQKKYYNAMKKLGSKKPQKPIPRPTNAFQGCVFDCITKQAFDIVIMILICLNMVTMMVETDDQTDDMDDILYWINLVFIVLFTGESILKMVSLRHYYFTVGWNIFDFVVVILSIVGMFLSDLIEKYFVSPTLFRVIRLARIGRILRLIKGAKGIRTLLFALMMSLPALFNIGLLLFLVMFIYAIFGMSNFAYVKRESGIDDLFNFETFGNSMICLFQITTSAGWDGLLAPILNKREPDCDSQMEHPGNYYKGNCGNPSVAIFFFVSYIIICFLIVVNMYIAVILENFSVATEESAEPLSEDDFEMFYEVWERFDSDATQFVEYSKLSDFADALDPPLRMPKPNMIQLISMDLPMVSGERIHCLDILFAFTKRVLGEGGEMDVLRGQMEERFMASNPSKVSYEPITTTLRRKQEETSSVVIQRAFRRYMICTTMKKASALYKEQLKEGLRDPDKDVMVICKFNENSTSDKTEMTPSTASPPSYNSVTKSDRDKYEKENSERKKDLKERKK; encoded by the exons ATGGCCCCGTTGCTGGTACCGCCTAGTCCTGACAGCTTCCGCCCCTTTGTCCCGGAGTCTCTGGCCGCCATCGAGAGGCGCATCGCCGAAGAAGAGTCCCGGCGACCGCGGGCAGAGCGTCGCAGCGACTGTGATGACGAAAATGGCCCCAAGCCTAACAGTGACTTGGAGGCAGGGAAATCACTTGCCTTCATCTATGGTGACATTCCTCCAAGTTTGGTGTCCACTCCTTTGGAGGATTTGGACAGCTTTTACAGCAACCAGAAG ACTTTCATAGTATTGAATCGTGGGAAGGCAATCTTCCGTTTCAACGCCACTCCTGCCTTGTACATCCTAAGCCCCTTCAACCCGCTTAGGAGAATAGCTATTCGAGTTTTAGTCCACT CGATGTTCAGCGTGTTGATCATGTTCACCATCATAACCAACTGTGCTTTCATGACCCTAAGTAACCCTCCAGAATGGGCCAAGAATGTAGA ATACACATTCACAGGGATTTACACTTTTGAGTCGCTCATAAAAATCCTGGCCAGAGGCTTCTGCGTGGGCAAGTTTACGTTTCTGCGGGATCCTTGGAACTGGCTGGACTTTAGCGTCATCCTCATGGC ATATGTCACAGAGTTTGTGGACCTGGGCAATGTATCAGCGCTGCGAACCTTCAGGGTTCTGCGGGCCCTGAAAACTATATCGGTCATCCCAG GTTTGAAGACAATTGTTGGTGCTCTGATCCAGTCAGTCAAAAAGCTGTCAGATGTGATGATCCTGACGGTGTTCTGCCTCAGCGTCTTTGCTCTCATTGGCCTGCAACTCTTCATGGGCAATCTAAGACAGAAATGTGTGCGCTTTCCAATCCATGACAACAGCACCAACAGCAGCCAATCCCTTGCGACCGACATGTTTCTTCTCAACGGCAGCCTAGCAGAAGTCAGCGACATGTTCCCTAACAGCACAGGGAGCTCCTTCAACTGGACCGAGTACATCAGTGATGACA GTAATTACTATTTCCTCCCAGGTCGGAAGGATGCTCTGCTCTGTGGAAATGGCAGTGGGGCTGG GCTTTGTCCCGAAGGCTTTATTTGTGTCAAAGCGGGCCGTAATCCAGACTTTGGCTACACAAGTTTTGACAGCTTCAGTTGGGCTTTCCTGTCTCTGTTCCGACTCATGACCCAGGACTTCTGGGAAAACCTCTATCAACAG ACTTTACGTGCTGCTGGGAAGCCCTACATGATCTTCTTTGTTTTGGTGATCTTCCTGGGTTCCTTCTACCTTGTGAATCTGATTTTGGCTGTTGTGGCCATGGCTTATGATGAGCAAAACCAGGCCACCATAGAGGAGGCCcaacaaaaagaagaagagtTCCAGGCTATGATGGAACAGCTCAAGAGGCAGCAGGAGGAAGCACAG GTTGCCACGGCAGCAGCACCGGAGTGTGACGAGTACGACCAGAGGGGGGGCCCCACCTCTGAGTCCTCCTCTGTGACATCCAAGCTCAGTTCGAAAAGTGCAAAAGAGCGACGCAATAGGCGGAAGAAAAGGAAACagagggaggaagaggaagaggaggaggagaaggctTCATGCAACAGGTTCCATAAATCTGTAACTGTGGACAGCATCAACAGATCCTTCCACTTCTCCATGGATGCTAACCGATTGTCGTATGAAAAAAGATGCTCGTCACCCAATCAG TCTCTGCTCAGTGTACGTGGATCGCTCTTCTCACCACGGAGGAACAGCCAGGGAAGCCTCTTCAGCTTCCGCGGACGAGCTCGCGACATGGGCTCCGAAAACGACTTTGCGGATGACGAGCACAGCACCTTCGAAGAGAGCGACAGTCGTCGGGGCTCCCTCTTCTTGCCACGTCGCCTGGAGCGTCGTTGCAGCGCCGTCAGCCAGACCAGCCTCGTGGTACCCCGCGTGATTCTTCCAGCCAATGGCAAGATGCATTGCGCGGTGGACTGCAATGGCGCCGTTTCGCTGGTCGGGGGAACCTCTGTCTCTAACTCTCCG GGTACGACTACAGACACTGAGGTGAGGAAACAACACTCGATTGATTATTTAGAAGAGCCGGGGGGCAGGCAGAGAGCCATGAGTGTGGCCAGCATCCTCACCAACACCATGGAAG AGCTTGAAGAGTCTAGACAGAAATTCCCCCCCTGCTGGTATCGATTTGCCAACACTTGTCTGATCTGGGATTGTTGCCCTGCCTGgcttaaaataaaagagtttgTCAACATGGTGGTCATGGACCCATTTGTGGATCTGACGATCACCATTTGCATCGTCCTCAACACCCTTTTTATGGCCATGGAGCATTATCCAATGACCAAAGAATTCAACAACGTCCTTTCTGTCGGAAACCAG GTATTCACCGGCATTTTCACAGCAGAGATGTGCCTGAAGGTCATCGCTCTCGATCCTTACTATTACTTCCAAGAGGGCTGGAATATTTTTGACGGCATTATTGTCAGTCTCAGTCTGATGGAGCTGGGTTTGTCCAATGTAGAGGGCCTCTCTGTGCTCAGGTCCTTTCGACTG TTGAGGGTATTCAAACTGGCTAAATCCTGGCCAACTCTGAATATGCTGATCAAGATCATCGGGAACTCGGTCGGGGCCCTTGGGAACTTGACCCTGGTGCTCGCTATTATCGTCTTCATCTTCGCCGTGGTGGGAATGCAGCTTTTTGGCAAGAGTTACAAGGAGTTCTTCTGTACCATAAACGACGGAGGATGCCAACTGCCACGTTGGCACATGCATGATTTCTTCCACTCCTTCCTCATTGTATTCCGGGTCCTGTGTGGAGAGTGGATCGAAACTATGTGGGACTGTATGGAGGTAGCAGGACCGACAATGTGTCTGATCGTCTTCATGATGGTGATGGTCATCGGAAACTTGgtg GTTCTGAACCTGTTTTTGGCACTGCTTTTGAGCTCATTCAGCGCTGATAACTTGGCGGCAACTGACGATGAcagcgaaatgaataacttgcaAATCGCCGTGGGCCGTATCCAACGCggcattgcctttttaaaatctACCTTGCGCCGATTCCTCCAGAGCCTGTTCTTTGGTGGGAGTGTGAAAGCATCTAACCTGCATGAAGAGAATAAGCCTCTGGAAGAACTGCATAGCAACGGCAAAGGCAACTGCATCACTAATCACACGACATGTGAAATGACCAAAGACCCTAGCGGGATGTACATGACACCTGAGGGCAACGGACGCCCGGGTGGAGGCCTTGTCGCCGGGGGGACGGTCGACGCGGATAGCCCTGAAAAGTACCCGATCGACGAATGTCCTTACATGTCATTTATTCACAACCCGAGCCTGACAGTCACAGTGCCTATCGCTGTGGGTGAATCAGACTTTGAGAACCTTAACACGGAAGATTTAAGCAGCGATTCCTCAGACGTGGAGGACAGCAAAGAG AAGCTCAACATTGAGCCCCGGAAACTCAGCTCTTCGGAAGGGAGCACTGTTGATATTCGCCCACCGGGAGATGGTGTCGATTCAGAGGAACTGGAGCTGGGAGAGTCACTGGACCCAGAGGCCTGCTTTACTGAGG GATGTGTAAGCAGATTCCAGTGTTGCCAGGTCAATGAGGAAGAAAGCATATTTAAGAGTTGGTGGTCGCTCCGAAAAACCTGTTTTGTAATCGTGGAGCACAACTGGTTTGAGTCCTTTATCATATTTATGATCCTGCTCAGCAGTGGGGCACTG GCTTTTGAGGACGTTTATATTGAACAGAGAAGGACCATCAAAACAATGTTGGAGTATGCAGACAAGGTCTTTACTTATATCTTCATTCTGGAGATGCTGTTGAAGTGGGTGGCCTATGGCTTTGTCAAGTACTTCACCAATGCCTGGTGTTGGCTAGACTTCCTCATTGTTGAC GTCTCCCTTGTTAGCCTTATGGCCAACGCTCTGGGCTACTCGGAGCTTACCGCCATCAAATCCTTAAGGACGCTGCGAGCCCTCCGACCACTTCGAGCCTTATCTCGGTTCGAGGGCATGAGG GTTGTTGTGAATGCACTCCTGGGCGCCATCCCCTCGATCATGAACGTGCTGCTGGTCTGCCTCATCTTTTGGCTCATCTTCAGCATCATGGGGGTCAACCTGTTTGCAGGGAAGTACTACTACTGCGTCAACACGACCACTGACAAGGTCTTTCCCATCGAAGTGGTCAACAACAAGACTGAGTGCCTGTATTTGGTCAACGACAGCGCCAGATGGAAGAATGTCAAAATCAATTTCGACAACGTCGGCGCCGGTTATTTGGCGTTGTTACAAGTG GCAACCTTTAAGGGCTGGATGGACATCATGTATGCCGCGGTGGATTCTCGtgat CTGGAGGATCAACCCAAATACGAAGTCAACTTGTACATGTACCTGTACTTtgtcatcttcatcatctttggttctttttttactCTCAACCTGTTCATTGGTGTTATTATTGACAACTTCAACCAGCAGAAGAAAAAG TTTGGAGGGCAGGATATCTTTATGACAGAAGAACAGAAGAAATACTACAACGCCATGAAGAAGTTAGGCTCCAAGAAACCGCAGAAACCAATTCCTCGACCAACG AATGCATTTCAAGGCTGTGTGTTTGACTGCATAACAAAGCAAGCTTTCGACATCGTTATTATGATCCTCATCTGCCTTAACATGGTGACCATGATGGTGGAGACCGATGACCAGACTGATGACATGGACGACATCCTTTACTGGATCAACCTGGTCTTCATTGTGCTCTTCACAGGGGAGAGCATACTAAAGATGGTCTCCTTGCGTCACTATTACTTCACCGTAGGTTGGAATATCTTTGATTTTGTGGTGGTGATCCTGTCAATTGTAG GAATGTTTTTGTCCGACTTGATCGAGAAATACTTTGTTTCGCCGACATTATTCCGAGTGATCCGTCTAGCCAGGATCGGCCGTATTCTCCGTCTCATCAAGGGTGCCAAAGGCATCCGGACGCTGCTCTTTGCCCTGATGATGTCACTTCCCGCCCTTTTCAATATtggcctcctcctcttcttagTCATGTTCATCTACGCCATTTTTGGCATGTCCAACTTTGCCTACGTCAAACGGGAGTCTGGAATCGACGACTTGTTCAATTTCGAGACCTTTGGGAATAGTATGATCTGCCTGTTCCAGATCACTACCTCAGCCGGATGGGACGGTCTCTTGGCCCCCATCCTGAACAAGCGGGAACCCGACTGCGACAGCCAAATGGAGCACCCGGGCAACTACTACAAAGGCAACTGCGGCAACCCCTCGGTGGCCATCTTCTTTTTCGTCAGCTACATCATCATTTGCTTCCTCATCGTGGTGAACATGTACATTGCCGTCATCCTGGAGAACTTCAGCGTGGCCACCGAAGAGAGTGCCGAGCCGCTGAGCGAGGACGACTTTGAGATGTTCTACGAAGTGTGGGAGCGCTTCGACTCCGACGCCACGCAGTTCGTGGAGTACAGCAAACTCTCGGACTTTGCCGACGCTCTGGACCCGCCGCTGCGCATGCCCAAGCCCAACATGATTCAGCTCATCTCGATGGACTTGCCCATGGTCAGCGGCGAGCGCATCCACTGCCTGGACATCCTGTTCGCCTTCACCAAGCGAGTACTCGGGGAAGGCGGCGAAATGGACGTGTTGCGAGGGCAGATGGAGGAACGCTTCATGGCGTCCAACCCCTCCAAGGTGTCGTACGAGCCCATCACCACCACGCTCCGCCGCAAGCAGGAAGAGACGTCCTCCGTTGTCATCCAGAGAGCCTTCCGCCGCTACATGATTTGCACGACCATGAAGAAGGCCTCGGCCCTCTACAAAGAGCAGCTGAAAGAGGGCTTGCGCGACCCGGACAAGGACGTGATGGTCATCTGCAAATTCAACGAGAACTCCACCTCGGACAAAACGGAAATGACCCCGTCCACGGCCTCCCCGCCCTCTTACAACAGCGTGACAAAATCCGACAGGGACAAATACGAGAAAGAAAACAGCGAGAGGAAAAAAGATTTGAAAGAGCGCAAGAAATAG